From the genome of Acipenser ruthenus chromosome 14, fAciRut3.2 maternal haplotype, whole genome shotgun sequence, one region includes:
- the LOC117419914 gene encoding protein SCAF11-like isoform X5 — protein sequence MRSNKPKTSDGRDNGEKSRQEHNESAVAVNDEVDRCPICLNLLLQQELALPENCCHVFCLSCILKWAETVTSCPIDRKPFQAIYKQDRVLGCIKIPVKKKVSKTELQECSCNKEKEKRNGSLSYCNGTSRGNLGKYSGRPLCPKSCLEDYERKYTYKSYVCCKNKKDSTTAARKNKVSRGSCSQQLVTDFSCISPSGQTSGTSVANQENCAEFIELYEYEPHFRQKRCRLEAQMLPWLAVSTPLTATGLVRQSFDSCEVLNGVFALRSLLPDATSPASPFAGQFEVIGKECVVTCSKGGEKKNTSRASGTKGSKKKTENATNRRRSARNSQTEESPPTQNPSSPQSNHSDSDTSLTNSPTKATGASKKPEKQTVKRRSKQGAEEDRPNKRKTRVAKNSKKLCSTSPEESENEEEHMAKEESEKKGAAELSKVPLTDEELNATAESSNSSRHSEENSPETSMEPINRNDRMEDSSADETEKNDLPLSPEETEEVPEAKPLSNELPPLSPDEDELEDSEDKSHVEKADSTSHCSERALLSTEEDLRSFEPKFPEGKTNSDCSEPPSPPSEEDMELEAKSPVEKADSVSQSSEQPYSPADEICNLNAKSVNEDNESETEEHTTEKQKESEDQDPKSYLRDPEELHDSEKEYSIDCRNKADEPGEPTDSEESVQGKTLKEKDPPHTDSKETESPESGEKYSLVLFSEDNTEMMSMECDSPSREHHELKTEQGGGIENTNSVTITPDTDNQTVDEKSQDSTTEQKETKRENRQRRSRFHSPSTTWSPKREGKRERRRSRSKSRGRDSPSASRRRSRSRSRDRESDKDGQKSDSSRRERSRERGERRGRRHSRSRSRTRGRVSSSDRAERGGHSPRRRDRGSNDNWRNSRGNDRHRRNDQDWQSDLFGKETSESDNGGTEIPPERSRTENPDWVKEKIKADLDTSNDSRWEENKNDGPRGDSWTRNISPSWKSDRGSGSSRGGYRGGFGQGDQSENRWQSRNSLSGTPNNSGNDSYSRFNENRLNRRKGEQDFTAEPPVDRSGWSSASSWAVRRTLPADVQNYYSRRGRNLSGSQGGWMKPEEETPVQDSNFSEQTSQPSDGQQLPVNVMHHQLNVIPQPMNAQPVNPQPMNILPYPVGVHSSTLNMQPNPFNMAHQLPVHIHSGGPLMQVAAPATQGLPPPPPPPPPSQQANFMASQSDGKQPQKCQIQEKAVQEVKLAIKPYYQNKDITKDEYKEIVRKAVEKVCQSKSGEVNSGKVANLVKAYVDKYKHARKNKAEDHEKF from the exons ATGAGAAGCAACAAGCCAAAGACTTCAGATGGAAGAGATAATG GCGAAAAGAGCAGACAGGAGCATAATGAAAGTGCTGTTGCAGTGAATGACGAAGTAGACAGGTGTCCCATCTGTCTCAACCTCCTCTTGCAACAGGAATTGGCTCTTCCTGAGAACTGCTGTCACGTCTTCTGCCTAAGCTGTATTCTGAAATGGGCAGAA ACAGTCACTTCCTGCCCCATTGACCGTAAGCCTTTCCAAGCAATTTACAAACAAGATCGTGTACTGGGATGCATAAAG ATTCCAGTAAAGAAAAAAGTGAGTAAAACAGAACTACAGGAATGTAGCTGCaacaaagagaaagaaaaaagaaacggCAGCTTGTCATATTGCAACGGCACATCAAG gggaaaTTTAGGAAAGTATTCAGGAAGGCCTCTGTGTCCCAAATCTTGTTTGGAAGATTATGAGAGAAAATATAcat ATAAGTCTTATGtttgttgtaaaaacaaaaaggattCTACAACAGCTGCAAGAAAGAATAAG GTCAGTAGAGGGAGTTGTTCacagcagcttgttacagatttCTCCTGCATTTCTCCGAGTGGTCAGACTAGTGGAACTTCTGTAGCAAATCAAGAGAATTG TGCAGAATTCATAGAATTATATGAATATGAGCCTCACTTCAGACAGAAGAGGTGCAGACTGGAAGCACAGATGCTCCCTTGGCTAGCTGTTTCCACTCCTCTCACTGCAACCGGGTTGGTAAG ACAAAGCTTTGATTCCTGTGAGGTGCTTAATGGCGTGTTTGCTTTGAGATCACTTTTACCAGATGCTACCTCTCCAGCAAGTCCTTTTGCAGGACAATTTG AAGTCATTGGCAAAGAGTGTGTAGTAACCTGTTCCAAgggaggagagaaaaaaaatacttcaagaGCATCTGGTACAAAAGGTTCAAAAAAGAAAACTGAGAATGCAACAAACAGAAGGAGATCTGCCAGAAACAGCCAAACAGAAGAGTCGCCTCCAACGCAAAACCCAAGTTCTCCTCAGTCTAACCACTCGGACTCAGATACATCGCTTACAAACAGTCCCACAAAAGCAACCGGTGCTTcaaaaaaacctgaaaaacaaacagtaaagagAAGGTCCAAGCAAGGTGCTGAAGAGGATCGTCCAAATAAGAGAAAAACCAGAGTAGCTAAAAATTCTAAAAAACTCTGTTCCACTAGTCCTGAGGAAAGTGAAAATGAGGAGGAGCATATGGCTAAAGAAGAGTCAGAGAAGAAAGGAGCAGCTGAACTTTCAAAGGTGCCACTTACAGATGAGGAACTAAATGCAACTGCTGAAAGCAGCAACTCCAGCAGACACTCTGAAGAGAATAGTCCTGAAACCTCAATGGAGCCAATAAACAGAAATGACCGAATGGAAGATAGCAGTGCTGATGAGACAGAGAAAAATGACCTTCCTCTCTCACCCGAGGAGACGGAGGAGGTCCCAGAAGCTAAACCACTTAGCAATGAACTACCACCATTGTCGCCTGATGAAGATGAATTGGAGGACTCTGAGGACAAAAGTCATGTGGAAAAGGCAGACTCTACCTCCCACTGCAGTGAGCGTGCCTTATTGTCCACAGAAGAGGACTTGCGAAGCTTTGAACCTAAATTTCCTGAAGGGAAAACCAATTCTGATTGCAGCGAGCCTCCTTCCCCGCCCTCTGAGGAGGACATGGAATTGGAGGCTAAAAGTCCTGTTGAGAAAGCAGACTCTGTTTCCCAGAGCAGCGAACAGCCTTACTCGCCTGCAGATGAAATTTGCAACTTGAATGCTAAAAGTGTCAATGAGGACAATGAGTCTGAAACTGAAGAACAtactactgaaaaacaaaaagaaagtgaaGACCAAGACCCTAAGAGCTACCTGCGGGATCCAGAGGAATTGCATGACTCTGAAAAAGAATATTCAATAGACTGTAGAAATAAAGCTGATGAGCCAGGTGAACCCACCGATTCGGAGGAATCTGTTCAAGGAAAAACATTGAAAGAAAAAGATCCTCCCCATACTGATTCCAAAGAGACTGAATCCCCAGAAAGTGGAGAAAAAtattctcttgttttgttttctgaggaTAACACTGAGATGATGTCAATGGAGTGTGACTCTCCAAGCAGAGAACATCATGAATTAAAAACAGAACAGGGGGGCGGGATTGAAAATACCAACTCTGTGACTATAACACCGGATACCGACAACCAGACAGTGGATGAGAAATCCCAAGATAGTACCACTGAACAAaaagagacaaagagagagaatCGGCAACGCAGATCTCGGTTTCATTCTCCTTCCACAACCTGGTCTCCAAAGAGGGAAGGTAAAAGAGAGCGTAGAAGATCAAGATCTAAATCCAGGGGTCGAGACTCTCCTTCAGCTTCCAGACGCAGGTCTAGATCACGTAGCAGAGACAGAGAAAGTGACAAAGATGGACAAAAAAGTGACAGTTCTAGAAGAGAGCgcagcagggagagaggagaaagaagagGTAGGAGGCATTCAAGGAGCCGATCAAGAACACGTGGTAGAGTTTCCTCTTCAGACAGAGCTGAGAGGGGTGGTCATTCTCCTCGGAGAAGAGATAGGGGGTCCAATGACAACTGGAGAAATTCCAGGGGGAATGATAGGCACAGGAGAAATGACCAGGATTGGCAAAGTGATCTATTTGGCAAAGAAACATCTGAATCTGACAATGGAGGAACTGAAATTCCACCTGAAAGGAGCAGAACAGAAAATCCAGACTGggtgaaagaaaaaataaaagctgatTTGGACACATCAAATGATTCAAGatgggaagaaaacaaaaatgatggGCCAAGAGGTGATTCCTGGACCCGTAATATTAGCCCAAGTTGGAAATCAGATCGTGGGAGCGGGAGTAGCCGTGGTGGGTATAGAGGTGGTTTTGGACAAGGAGACCAATCGGAAAACCGTTGGCAATCTAGAAATTCTCTCTCAGGGACACCAAACAATTCAGGGAATGACTCTTACAGCAGATTCAATGAGAATCGGCTGAATAGACGAAAAGGTGAACAGGACTTTACAGCCGAGCCTCCTGTAGATCGGTCTGGTTGGTCCTCTGCATCCAGCTGGGCTGTAAGGAGGACTCTACCTGCTGATGTGCAAAATTACTATTCCAGAAGAGGAAGGAACCTGTCGGGTTCACAAGGTGGCTGGATGAAACCAGAGGAAGAGACACCTGTGCAAG aTTCAAACTTCAGTGAACAAACCAGTCAACCCAGTGATGGCCAACAGCTACCTGTAAATGTGATGCATCACCAACTGAATGTAATCCCGCAGCCAATGAATGCACAGCCTGTGAATCCCCAGCCAATGAATATCTTGCCATACCCTGTAGGTGTCCATTCCTCAACGTTGAATATGCAGCCCAATCCGTTCAACATGGCCCATCAGTTACCTGTGCATATTCATTCAGGAGGGCCACTCATGCAAGTAGCTGCTCCAGCCACTCAGGGTTTACctcctccaccccctcctcctccaccatcTCAGCAAGCAAACTTCATGGCATCTCAATCTGATGGAAAGCAACCACAG AAATGTCAAATTCAGGAAAAAGCTGTACAAGAAGTGAAACTGGCCATCAAACCGTATTACCAAAACAAGGATATTACCAAGGATGAATATAAAGAGATTGTCCGTAAAGCGGTAGAAAAG GTTTGCCAAAGCAAGAGTGGAGAAGTCAACTCTGGTAAAGTGGCAAATCTGGTTAAGGCGTACGTCGATAAATACAAGCATGCCCGCAAGAATAAGGCAGAAGACCATGAAAAATTCTGA
- the LOC117419914 gene encoding protein SCAF11-like isoform X3, translated as MRSNKPKTSDGRDNGEKSRQEHNESAVAVNDEVDRCPICLNLLLQQELALPENCCHVFCLSCILKWAETVTSCPIDRKPFQAIYKQDRVLGCIKIPVKKKVSKTELQECSCNKEKEKRNGSLSYCNGTSRGNLGKYSGRPLCPKSCLEDYERKYTYKSYVCCKNKKDSTTAARKNKVSRGSCSQQLVTDFSCISPSGQTSGTSVANQENCAEFIELYEYEPHFRQKRCRLEAQMLPWLAVSTPLTATGLVRQSFDSCEVLNGVFALRSLLPDATSPASPFAGQFEVIGKECVVTCSKGGEKKNTSRASGTKGSKKKTENATNRRRSARNSQTEESPPTQNPSSPQSNHSDSDTSLTNSPTKATGASKKPEKQTVKRRSKQGAEEDRPNKRKTRVAKNSKKLCSTSPEESENEEEHMAKEESEKKGAAELSKVPLTDEELNATAESSNSSRHSEENSPETSMEPINRNDRMEDSSADETEKNDLPLSPEETEEVPEAKPLSNELPPLSPDEDELEDSEDKSHVEKADSTSHCSERALLSTEEDLRSFEPKFPEGKTNSDCSEPPSPPSEEDMELEAKSPVEKADSVSQSSEQPYSPADEICNLNAKSVNEDNESETEEHTTEKQKESEDQDPKSYLRDPEELHDSEKEYSIDCRNKADEPGEPTDSEESVQGKTLKEKDPPHTDSKETESPESGEKYSLVLFSEDNTEMMSMECDSPSREHHELKTEQGGGIENTNSVTITPDTDNQTVDEKSQDSTTEQKETKRENRQRRSRFHSPSTTWSPKREGKRERRRSRSKSRGRDSPSASRRRSRSRSRDRESDKDGQKSDSSRRERSRERGERRGRRHSRSRSRTRGRVSSSDRAERGGHSPRRRDRGSNDNWRNSRGNDRHRRNDQDWQSDLFGKETSESDNGGTEIPPERSRTENPDWVKEKIKADLDTSNDSRWEENKNDGPRGDSWTRNISPSWKSDRGSGSSRGGYRGGFGQGDQSENRWQSRNSLSGTPNNSGNDSYSRFNENRLNRRKGEQDFTAEPPVDRSGWSSASSWAVRRTLPADVQNYYSRRGRNLSGSQGGWMKPEEETPVQDSNFSEQTSQPSDGQQLPVNVMHHQLNVIPQPMNAQPVNPQPMNILPYPVGVHSSTLNMQPNPFNMAHQLPVHIHSGGPLMQVAAPATQGLPPPPPPPPPSQQANFMASQSDGKQPQVVTSAQGGNTFSAPLLPAPSKAPGSAVQGPANVILPSSTTQTSTAGKPFMSKETVKIEANADSSKKEKKCQIQEKAVQEVKLAIKPYYQNKDITKDEYKEIVRKAVEKNIKTPRLYLENMPHTRVMPSPIW; from the exons ATGAGAAGCAACAAGCCAAAGACTTCAGATGGAAGAGATAATG GCGAAAAGAGCAGACAGGAGCATAATGAAAGTGCTGTTGCAGTGAATGACGAAGTAGACAGGTGTCCCATCTGTCTCAACCTCCTCTTGCAACAGGAATTGGCTCTTCCTGAGAACTGCTGTCACGTCTTCTGCCTAAGCTGTATTCTGAAATGGGCAGAA ACAGTCACTTCCTGCCCCATTGACCGTAAGCCTTTCCAAGCAATTTACAAACAAGATCGTGTACTGGGATGCATAAAG ATTCCAGTAAAGAAAAAAGTGAGTAAAACAGAACTACAGGAATGTAGCTGCaacaaagagaaagaaaaaagaaacggCAGCTTGTCATATTGCAACGGCACATCAAG gggaaaTTTAGGAAAGTATTCAGGAAGGCCTCTGTGTCCCAAATCTTGTTTGGAAGATTATGAGAGAAAATATAcat ATAAGTCTTATGtttgttgtaaaaacaaaaaggattCTACAACAGCTGCAAGAAAGAATAAG GTCAGTAGAGGGAGTTGTTCacagcagcttgttacagatttCTCCTGCATTTCTCCGAGTGGTCAGACTAGTGGAACTTCTGTAGCAAATCAAGAGAATTG TGCAGAATTCATAGAATTATATGAATATGAGCCTCACTTCAGACAGAAGAGGTGCAGACTGGAAGCACAGATGCTCCCTTGGCTAGCTGTTTCCACTCCTCTCACTGCAACCGGGTTGGTAAG ACAAAGCTTTGATTCCTGTGAGGTGCTTAATGGCGTGTTTGCTTTGAGATCACTTTTACCAGATGCTACCTCTCCAGCAAGTCCTTTTGCAGGACAATTTG AAGTCATTGGCAAAGAGTGTGTAGTAACCTGTTCCAAgggaggagagaaaaaaaatacttcaagaGCATCTGGTACAAAAGGTTCAAAAAAGAAAACTGAGAATGCAACAAACAGAAGGAGATCTGCCAGAAACAGCCAAACAGAAGAGTCGCCTCCAACGCAAAACCCAAGTTCTCCTCAGTCTAACCACTCGGACTCAGATACATCGCTTACAAACAGTCCCACAAAAGCAACCGGTGCTTcaaaaaaacctgaaaaacaaacagtaaagagAAGGTCCAAGCAAGGTGCTGAAGAGGATCGTCCAAATAAGAGAAAAACCAGAGTAGCTAAAAATTCTAAAAAACTCTGTTCCACTAGTCCTGAGGAAAGTGAAAATGAGGAGGAGCATATGGCTAAAGAAGAGTCAGAGAAGAAAGGAGCAGCTGAACTTTCAAAGGTGCCACTTACAGATGAGGAACTAAATGCAACTGCTGAAAGCAGCAACTCCAGCAGACACTCTGAAGAGAATAGTCCTGAAACCTCAATGGAGCCAATAAACAGAAATGACCGAATGGAAGATAGCAGTGCTGATGAGACAGAGAAAAATGACCTTCCTCTCTCACCCGAGGAGACGGAGGAGGTCCCAGAAGCTAAACCACTTAGCAATGAACTACCACCATTGTCGCCTGATGAAGATGAATTGGAGGACTCTGAGGACAAAAGTCATGTGGAAAAGGCAGACTCTACCTCCCACTGCAGTGAGCGTGCCTTATTGTCCACAGAAGAGGACTTGCGAAGCTTTGAACCTAAATTTCCTGAAGGGAAAACCAATTCTGATTGCAGCGAGCCTCCTTCCCCGCCCTCTGAGGAGGACATGGAATTGGAGGCTAAAAGTCCTGTTGAGAAAGCAGACTCTGTTTCCCAGAGCAGCGAACAGCCTTACTCGCCTGCAGATGAAATTTGCAACTTGAATGCTAAAAGTGTCAATGAGGACAATGAGTCTGAAACTGAAGAACAtactactgaaaaacaaaaagaaagtgaaGACCAAGACCCTAAGAGCTACCTGCGGGATCCAGAGGAATTGCATGACTCTGAAAAAGAATATTCAATAGACTGTAGAAATAAAGCTGATGAGCCAGGTGAACCCACCGATTCGGAGGAATCTGTTCAAGGAAAAACATTGAAAGAAAAAGATCCTCCCCATACTGATTCCAAAGAGACTGAATCCCCAGAAAGTGGAGAAAAAtattctcttgttttgttttctgaggaTAACACTGAGATGATGTCAATGGAGTGTGACTCTCCAAGCAGAGAACATCATGAATTAAAAACAGAACAGGGGGGCGGGATTGAAAATACCAACTCTGTGACTATAACACCGGATACCGACAACCAGACAGTGGATGAGAAATCCCAAGATAGTACCACTGAACAAaaagagacaaagagagagaatCGGCAACGCAGATCTCGGTTTCATTCTCCTTCCACAACCTGGTCTCCAAAGAGGGAAGGTAAAAGAGAGCGTAGAAGATCAAGATCTAAATCCAGGGGTCGAGACTCTCCTTCAGCTTCCAGACGCAGGTCTAGATCACGTAGCAGAGACAGAGAAAGTGACAAAGATGGACAAAAAAGTGACAGTTCTAGAAGAGAGCgcagcagggagagaggagaaagaagagGTAGGAGGCATTCAAGGAGCCGATCAAGAACACGTGGTAGAGTTTCCTCTTCAGACAGAGCTGAGAGGGGTGGTCATTCTCCTCGGAGAAGAGATAGGGGGTCCAATGACAACTGGAGAAATTCCAGGGGGAATGATAGGCACAGGAGAAATGACCAGGATTGGCAAAGTGATCTATTTGGCAAAGAAACATCTGAATCTGACAATGGAGGAACTGAAATTCCACCTGAAAGGAGCAGAACAGAAAATCCAGACTGggtgaaagaaaaaataaaagctgatTTGGACACATCAAATGATTCAAGatgggaagaaaacaaaaatgatggGCCAAGAGGTGATTCCTGGACCCGTAATATTAGCCCAAGTTGGAAATCAGATCGTGGGAGCGGGAGTAGCCGTGGTGGGTATAGAGGTGGTTTTGGACAAGGAGACCAATCGGAAAACCGTTGGCAATCTAGAAATTCTCTCTCAGGGACACCAAACAATTCAGGGAATGACTCTTACAGCAGATTCAATGAGAATCGGCTGAATAGACGAAAAGGTGAACAGGACTTTACAGCCGAGCCTCCTGTAGATCGGTCTGGTTGGTCCTCTGCATCCAGCTGGGCTGTAAGGAGGACTCTACCTGCTGATGTGCAAAATTACTATTCCAGAAGAGGAAGGAACCTGTCGGGTTCACAAGGTGGCTGGATGAAACCAGAGGAAGAGACACCTGTGCAAG aTTCAAACTTCAGTGAACAAACCAGTCAACCCAGTGATGGCCAACAGCTACCTGTAAATGTGATGCATCACCAACTGAATGTAATCCCGCAGCCAATGAATGCACAGCCTGTGAATCCCCAGCCAATGAATATCTTGCCATACCCTGTAGGTGTCCATTCCTCAACGTTGAATATGCAGCCCAATCCGTTCAACATGGCCCATCAGTTACCTGTGCATATTCATTCAGGAGGGCCACTCATGCAAGTAGCTGCTCCAGCCACTCAGGGTTTACctcctccaccccctcctcctccaccatcTCAGCAAGCAAACTTCATGGCATCTCAATCTGATGGAAAGCAACCACAG GTAGTGACCAGTGCGCAGGGGGGGAACACGTTCAGTGCACCTCTCTTGCCTGCGCCGTCAAAAGCTCCGGGAAGTGCAGTTCAGGGACCAGCTAATGTAATTCTACCATCGTCAACAACCCAGACCAGCACAGCTGGAAAACCTTTTATGAGTAAAGAAACGGTGAAAATTGAAGCAAATGCAGACAGTTCCAAGAAAGAAAAG AAATGTCAAATTCAGGAAAAAGCTGTACAAGAAGTGAAACTGGCCATCAAACCGTATTACCAAAACAAGGATATTACCAAGGATGAATATAAAGAGATTGTCCGTAAAGCGGTAGAAAAG AATATCAAGACACCCAGGCTATACCTGGAGAACATGCCACACACCAGGGTGATGCCAAGTCCAATCTGGTAA